In Procambarus clarkii isolate CNS0578487 chromosome 84, FALCON_Pclarkii_2.0, whole genome shotgun sequence, a genomic segment contains:
- the LOC138358621 gene encoding Kruppel-like factor 18, whose amino-acid sequence MAKSGPLINKDSSTSTHQQGLINEQPSTSTHQRALINEHSSTRTHQLALINQDSSTSTHQLAHINKDSSTSTHQLALINWHSTTSNHQRAIINEHSSTSTHQRALINWHSSTSTHQRALINEHSSTSTHQRALINEHSSTSTHQRALINEHSSTSTHQRALINWHSSTSTHQRALINEHSSTSTHQRALFNEHSSTSTHQLALINEHSSTSNHQRVLINEQSSTRTHQRALINWHSSTSTHQRALINEHSSTSTHQRALINEHSSTSTHQRALINEHSSTSTQQQGLINEHSSTSTHQRALINEHSSTSTHQRAIINEHSSTGTHQRALINEHSSTSTHQRALINEHSSTSTHQRALINEHSSTSTHQRALINEHSSTSTHQRALINEHSSTSTHQRVLTNEHSSTSTHQRVLTNEHSSTSTHQRALINEHSSTSTHQRALINEHSSTSNHQLALINWHSSTGTHQRALINEHSSTSTHYEDIDDFPLFPVVLFGI is encoded by the exons atggccaaaagtggac CACTCATCAACAAGGATTCATCAACGAGCACTCATCAACAAGGACTCATCAACGAGCAACCATCAACTAGTACTCATCAACGAGCACTCATCAACGAGCACTCATCAACGAGAACTCATCAACTAGCACTCATCAACCAGGACTCATCAACGAGCACTCATCAACTAGCACATATCAACAAGGACTCATCAACGAGTACTCATCAACTAGCACTCATCAACTGGCATTCAACAACGAGCAATCATCAACGAGCAATCATCAACGAGCACTCATCAACGAGCACTCATCAACGAGCACTCATCAACTGGCACTCATCAACGAGCACTCATCAACGAGCACTCATCAACGAGCACTCATCAACGAGCACTCATCAACGAGCACTCATCAACGAGCACTCATCAACGAGCACTCACCAACGAGCACTCATCAACGAGCACTCATCAACGAGCACTCATCAACGAGCACTCATCAACTGGCACTCATCAACGAGCACTCATCAACGAGCACTCATCAACGAGCACTCATCAACGAGCACTCACCAACGAGCACTCTTCAACGAGCACTCATCAACGAGCACTCATCAACTGGCACTCATCAACGAGCACTCATCAACGAGCAATCATCAACGAGTACTCATCAACGAGCAATCATCAACAAGGACTCACCAACGAGCACTCATCAACTGGCACTCATCAACGAGCACTCATCAACGAGCACTCATTAACGAGCACTCATCAACGAGCACTCACCAACGAGCACTCATCAACGAGCACTCATCAACTAGCACTCATCAACGAGCACTCATCAACGAGCACTCATCAACGAGCACTCAACAACAAGGACTCATCAACGAGCACTCATCAACGAGCACTCATCAACGAGCACTCATCAACGAGCACTCATCAACGAGCACTCATCAACGAGCAATCATCAACGAGCACTCATCAACTGGCACTCATCAACGAGCACTCATCAACGAGCACTCATCAACGAGCACTCACCAACGAGCACTCATCAACGAGCACTCATCAACGAGCACTCACCAACGAGCACTCATCAACGAGCACTCATCAACGAGCACTCACCAACGAGCACTCATCAACGAGCACTCATCAACGAGCACTCATCAACGAGCACTCATCAACGAGCACTCATCAACGAGCACTCATCAACGAGTACTCACCAACGAGCACTCATCAACGAGCACTCATCAACGAGTACTCACCAACGAGCACTCATCAACGAGCACTCATCAACGAGCACTCATCAACGAGCACTCATCAACGAGCACTCATCAACGAGCACTCATCAACGAGCACTCATCAACGAGCAATCATCAACTGGCACTCATCAACTGGCACTCATCAACTGGCACTCATCAACGAGCACTCATCAACGAGCACTCATCAACGAGCACTCATTATGAAGACATTGATGACTTTCCTCTCTTTCCAGTCGTTCTGTTCGGCATCTGA